DNA from Plasmodium yoelii strain 17X genome assembly, chromosome: 13:
GATaaatcttaaaaaaaaaaatatccttaaaatatttttatttaataatttttatttaataatttttacttaaatattgttaattatcagatttcatataattaattttgtcatatatattagaatTGATATGTCTTAGTTTATGCAACACatgtatatttaatatttcatGGAGTAACTATAATGTGTGTAAATAATAGACGtctatcatttttattttttatttttatgaaatttTGTACTAGCCAAAAAAatgctttatttttttttttttttgtaaatatagCTCGATTTaagcatatataatattccaTGTTcagaaaatttattttccctttttaaaacacaaaaatgaataatgaAATTGCTTGAATCGATTGTGGGTATTTTTAAAGAATTTACATAATTTCTTATAAATATTGTGGTATTTTTTTGTGTCAAtgtttcatattattatgtttcaAAATACCGACGTGttattactactattattattgttagcataatttttttagtgatatatattttattgcattttttttttattatgattatatttttgtgcaTGTACACaccatacatatatatacacaacaTCATATGAACATCATACACATATTGGctgtttataaaaaaaaataacttcCCGCATCCTAagtattatcattattattaccattGCTATAGCTATTTTTACATGacatgttaataaaatataaccaTTTTATATCATGTATAccctaatttttttaaaacatccTAAGTAggataattatataaaaaattgacCAATCcaatgtatttattttgttagcTATACATGGATAGAGTAGATGAATTGACTAAATTTTTGAAATAATTAAAACTAATATGTATGAAAATTTGGATAAATATTATGTTCCAAATTATggaaatgataaaaataaaatccttATAATAATCGGTAAACTTGTTagaatttaaaataaatgcgAAATAATGCAAAATAATGTTTGAAAAATATGTGAATACATTTTAGGCACAATAATTTGACTTGATTATATGGGCgtgaaatataaaaataactttAAGCACATTTTCATATATGGTTAACACAATTTATAAGATAACGATATgtataacatatttaaaaggaaaagaaaacaaaaatataaatagctggaaatcaaaattaaattaatacaatattaaattaatacaatattaaattaatatatatatatatatattatatatatgttttatacatttttaattatattgcAATTGCAACTATCCGCAAATAATAAGAATACCGAATACAAAAGGaattgcatatttttttttttttttaattttttagtaaaatttatatttcataaaaaaaaaaacacacatatacatacaaacAAAAGATTTGATATTATAATGGATTTCATAAAAGAACAATATAACTCGGCAATATTAGatcttaaaaaaacatttagaAACCCAAGAGATAGTATATCTCACATATTAAATGTTATATGTTTGTTACTAAATGCTTTTATGATATGGAAATTATTAGTAGTAGCTACAGGTTAATAAAACAGAATACATactatacatattataaaatttatgcaCATAAATATAGGGATATTTATGAATGATTGTTTTGATATACctagtcattttttttttttcatttagtTATACTAGATTTTATTTAATAGATTTTTGAATagatatgtatttatttagtCTACTACTATTTTATACTAGAAAATTAttctaaaaaaatgaaaaaataataatatttctatcccattttatttatacatattcaTTTGCAGGATGTGAATCACCTATTGTTGTTGTTTTAAGTGGAAGTATGGAACCAGGATATTACAGAGGAGATACTTTAGCTTTATACAACCCACCAATTATACATGCTGGTGATGTTGTGGTATATCAAATAAATGGGAGAGATATTCCTATTGTTCATagaattttaaatattcataaaacaaaagataatcaatatcatttattatcaaaaggagataataataatatagatgaTAGAGGATTATATGATACACATCAATATTGGTTAGAAAATAAACATGTTCTTGGACTATCAGTTGGATATGCACCATATATCGGAATGTTAACAATATGGGTTAATGAATATCCAACTATTAAATGGGGAATTGTTTCGTTGATGTTATTAATGATATTACTTGGGTAtgaataaatttgttttaattaaatttgttcaaaaatgtaaaaaaaaaaaaaaaaaaaaaaaaaaaaaaaaaaaaaaaaactgacTTTTGATTGGAAGGATGTAGACCATACATTTATGTAcatgcatatgtatatatatatgtgtatatatatatatattttttttttttttttaacttatttaattaaattttttgtgAGAACTATTATTTATGGTTcttagtaattttttttggacAATACATAATAGACATTAACAAAtgtttatttcattttttattttaaaacaaaccttaaatataacttaaaaaaattattaatatttttatttatttattcttcTATtctatgtatatacattctatattatataatttgaattCCCAAATGGACAAAATGCCATATCACATGTATATGTTTGTTTATTCAATGTGGAAATGTGTTTCTTGAGAtttattttcactttttaaataaaaaataaaattgtattgGGTTTTAATTTGATGGTCAATTAGTCATACTTTCCAATCACATATATTATGTACatgtatttttaattgttttaaaaattatacaaatatatttcatacaattttattgacgacatatattttttttgtgtattttATAGGAGATATGTAATATCCccttaaaagaaaaatgctgtctatatatttaattttttattttacacatCCATCCTTTGTATTTCCTATTTTGTCATTGTATTAACTAGCTTTCTCAAATTGtgatttttacaatttttacaatttttatatttttacaatttttatatttttacaatttttatatttttacaatttttatagttttacaatttttatagttttacaatttttgttgttttacaattttttaagcTTCACATTGTACAACTTATTTGGCATTGCTTAAATTAGCTTGACGTCTATATTAGCCACTCGAAAATGATACGACTTTTCTTTGTACTACTAGTTACACTTGTGTGTGTGcataagttttttttttttacatgcactgttcataataaaaatgatagtaagtcagaaaatatattaagcTCAAAtggaattttaaaaaatattgtaaaacATTCACCAAAAATAAGCgaagatgaaataaatgaaagCACAAtgaaaatagttaaaaaagcacatgaagatgaaaataaaatgttagaaAAAATAGGAGCATGTCAAAAAGATTATACATTACCATGTCCAAAATATTGGGAACAAAACccaaaaattatgaacaatgaaaaaattattacatgTACAGCTAATAATGAATATGATGGATTTTGTGAAAAATATCAAtcatttacatatttttctgAACAagataaaatgaattttgaATTAAGTTGTAATGTAGAATGGGAatgtaaaaatttaaataatatttgtcCAAATGGAAAAAGAGATTACAGTGAACCATGCCCTATAGGTTTTATTGTTCAAAATGATAATAGTTGCAAAGctgatataaaaatatatgatggTATGTGTAAtagtgataatataaattttaatcaCATGAACAgttcagaaaaaaatgattggAGTGTTGCATGTGGTGCTTATTGGGAATGTTATAAAGAATGTCaatcaaatgaaatattttcaaattgtccaaaaaattggaaagaaataaataaatatgattgtATACCtaatcaaaaatataaaggtCCATGTAAAGGAAAACataattttcaatattatacaaaaaaaatgaaaattgaATTTGAAGATATATGTAAAACCAAATTTGTGTGCAAAAAAAATTTCCAAAAAAATTgccaaaaaaattatgaacaagaTTGTCCAATTGATTGGGTAAAACAAAATGGATATTGTTTAGCACCAacatcatttaatttttgtaataaaaaaaaattatctatagaaaatttaaaaataaatgataaaataaaatttgaaaaagaaTGTTTAGTTAATTGggaatgtaaaaaaaatgaagatgatAATTCATTTTGTCAAATGGATTGGTCTTATGATTGTCCATATAATTGGATAAAAGAAAAACATaatgaaaaacaaaaatatatttgtaattttaattcttctaattataatggaaaatgtaaaaatataattttcgaAAATAATTCAAGTGAAGCTACTAAAAGAAAAATAGCTTCGAATTGTCATACCCCATGGccatgtataaataaaaaatttgtaCCTTTGATGAATTttccaaataaaaataatataaaacaatcTAATGATAAAAACAACAATATAAATGGTTCAATAACACAAAATggagatatatataatcgtaatatttatcatataattGATTATGATAAAGATTTACCAGATTTCgatatattatcataaataCAACATATTCATTGATAGAAAAAATTGTTAGTGGAATCTCAAATGGGAATACTTTCCCTTGCTCATATTTATGCATAACCACATTTTGTAATTAAGTTTGTACATCtttctttttaaaaattgcATTACCGTTTCATTTTGATATATTAGAGAAACTGTCCCCCACACACACTACATCGTACGAAAATGTGTACgaaaatgtgtatatacaAACAGATGCCATATGATGTGCATAGATAGGCGTATACCCCCCGCTTTAATAAGCGCGATGCCAATAAGATGTCAGTTAAGCATTGATTTAAGGAGAATGACCCATGGAGATGTGTGATAAAAAATTGGAAAgatagtaacaataatatatatgatagtggaaaatgaaattataattaaatgaataataaacaataggtaaatttaatttatttgtcttcattttataatttaacaaaaatataattttcttgtataataatattacacTTAACcgatgtgcatatatatatgtaattattTATGACCATTATGTACAAACATAACTTTTTAAACATCTTACAAAAATTGTGCctctattttttatatttattttttcgttcTGTTTGTTCTTTAAACAACAATTTAAGAATCTGTTAATCATCAAAAAGGGGCAACGGGGTAACAAAAACAATgtaaaacaaaatgaaaaatgaaaaatgaaaaataaaaaaaaaaaataaaaaataaaaaaaaaaatttatttctttgatttaaaaaaaaaaaaaaaaaaaaaaaatgttgtgTCGGAAAACGATAGTGTAATAAACATCAAAACACTGAATAATtcgaaaatatttattatttttgtttggatttttatttttattattttatttttattattttatttttttttttataatattttcctgcacacaatatattattgtatatatgGATGATTCACAAATAACTATAACCATCCAGTAGCGAAATAGAGAATGAAAGATTTTCCATTTCCagtttataattattaaattttttttttaataattaacaCAAAGagatattatataaagtggaaagaatataattatttattttattattaaaataaaaatagaaatgAGCATAGTGAGTCAAGAACAAACTAAAGAGGATAGGAAAATAAGCAAAGATAATGAACTATCAGAATCCTATTCTTATTTTTCAgaattaagaaaaaaaataattttaaaagaaCAAGAAATTGcagaaaaaagaaataaagaattaaaaCGAGgacataaaaatgaaaataataaagttaCATATAGATCATTTgatgaattttataaatataaaaaaaaatatgaagattatgaaagtaaaataaaaaatgaaacatgGAAACATTTAAATAAAAGTCAATTTAAAGAAAgagataaattaaataatattaattttatatctatcgaacaaaatgatgaaaaatattcatatactAAATTTAAAATGGAAAGAGCTGGAACAGTTAAACAATTAAAagattattttcaaaaaattcaaaatgaaaaattacaaaaaaaaaatcaaagtTTAATTCGTAAAAGTAACACTAAAAATTGGTCTACTCCTTTAAATGCTGACAACATAGGCAAAGAAAAAGGCGAAGCAAACGAAAAAGGCGAAGCAAACGAAAAaagcgaaaaaaatgaagcgaacgaaaaaaatgaagcgAACGAAGCGAACGAACCCATCAGTGAACAGAATCAGACAACCGAATCAAATGTAAAGACagattgtaataataaaatatctaCCAAGAATATCGATTTTTCAGGAAATTCTATTGCactaattaaaaaaaataataatgaatttattgATGAtacaaaaagaaatatatctATTGAACGTGAAGACACAACAGAAGGAGGAAGCACATTTGGAAGGGGAAGTACATTTGAACgagatgaaaatgatgaaataatTGAAGATGAGATATTAGATGatgaaatagaaaatatggataaaagagaaataaatttattatataatttaataaatgaaatgaaaaaaggaaatgaaaatgatgaagattATATTTCAAATTTAATAGAAGAATTACATAATTCAGATAAAGGATatttaattgaaaaaattcttaacattttaaaaaagtttgataaaaatgaaaaaccaTATCAAATATCAAATCTTTCTTCTGGTGagtttaatgaaaatataatttcaaAAGAACTAGAATATTCtcaaataacaaaaaatcaaattataGAAAAACGAGAAGAATTCGATAGTACTTTATCTGAAcaagatgataaaaatgaaattaaaaataataaaaaactaaataataatataaaaaaagaagataaaaatgatagtCAATTTGAATGGTTTTATTCAAATATGgatgatatttataaaaaagaaataaattcaaatattgataaaaatataattaatgatGAAATCAAAGAATATTCAAGTGATAGTAGTGAAAAACAAGACTTATTTTTATGGCTAGATAATAAACATGTTCAAAATGTTATAACTAAGGAAAGTCAAATTGAGGAAGATATCATACCTACCATTGAATAACATTCTAACATCAAAATAATGACCTAATTAATTTCggggaaaaatatataatatcttATTTAAAATTGGGCCAAAAAAAGACAAAGTAAATACAAAGTAAAACACAcgcacacatatatatatgtatggaTGTATGTACGTGTGTATATTtctcttttatatattctcatcttttccttttttttttagtatttttgtctcataaataatttgtacattattatattcccCATTGTTTGTAATTAAAAGTtatatgcaaaatatatggtgataattttttaatatttcattttatttcattttgttttgttttatcAATTGTTTATCTTTAAAAGTGtatttcatattataataattttgtttttaaaacatattttgacttgtaaaaaataacataaaaaataaaagaatatatGTGAAAGCCTTTTTTTTGGGGGTGtctcttttattttcttaGTTCATCTTTTTTTCGCTTGTCGTGTTTTTTCCTCTGCTTTTTCTAATAAAATGggaaagtaataaaaataatgaggTCAATGTGcacacacattttttttgtatgcTATGAAAAATGTGTGCAAATGAACAAATCTATAAAATAGCTAGCTAAATAgccaaataaataaaaaaatagctagCTTAAAATGGCTAGCTAAGATAGGAAATGACAAAGACTTACCTAATGGCTGCTGCATAAACAAATATGCTTCCGGGAATGTAAAGGAACAAAAcgaaaatacaaaaatagtAAATGTCAATTTGAAAATTCAAATTGTTGGGCATTGCATAGGGGAATGATCTTAAAAAGGGAGTTGATTGGATATTTTTTAGGCTAGTCAGTGTACATACAACTTCGGACACAATTCCTATTGGGTATAGTATCAGTGGAACTGTAAAGCAAAGCAGCAAAATAAGGCAgcaaaatgataaaattgaaaagGGCAAATATGTTCATAATACATATCAACACATGTAAGTCGCAACTTTTTGAGTCATGGGAAAATTTTCCCATTTTGTCTGTccattgtttttatatatatgtacacaCAAATATAGCCATTTGGTTataaagttttttttttttttttaatcaagCATACGTTTATTTCGT
Protein-coding regions in this window:
- a CDS encoding signal peptidase 18 subunit, with translation MDFIKEQYNSAILDLKKTFRNPRDSISHILNVICLLLNAFMIWKLLVVATGCESPIVVVLSGSMEPGYYRGDTLALYNPPIIHAGDVVVYQINGRDIPIVHRILNIHKTKDNQYHLLSKGDNNNIDDRGLYDTHQYWLENKHVLGLSVGYAPYIGMLTIWVNEYPTIKWGIVSLMLLMILLGYE